The following proteins are co-located in the Periplaneta americana isolate PAMFEO1 chromosome 12, P.americana_PAMFEO1_priV1, whole genome shotgun sequence genome:
- the LOC138711109 gene encoding putative nuclease HARBI1 produces MAARFDVLDGIEDEMMYLEHANHCGNNRIGVIVERGDPFEDLGDRKFEERFRLSKETVWWLVDQMNDRLEFPTNRNNPVSPMNRVLATLRSYATGAFNIVIGDTANIHRTTVQRITSEVSEIIASFFPRFIVFPARADLQNVMDGFHQIDGFPGVIGTIDCTHIRIQSPGGDNAEHFRNRKGYFSLNCQTISDHDLLIRDIVARWAGSVHDSTIFRNCARRAQFENGEIPHGYLLGDGGYACKPYLLTPLLNPLTPAEQRYNRAHIKTRNTVERQYGIWKRRFPILSVSLRCGLQKAMTVITATAVLHNIARSTSNEEPPEDPQMVRLLEELRGLRGPDIDDDEPVPQGELMQRNDAVPGRAFRQAIINQHFQ; encoded by the coding sequence atggcggcacgatttgacgtacttgatggaatcgaagatgaaatgatgtatcttgaacacgcaaatcactgcggaaataatagaattggtgttattgtagaaagaggagATCCTTTCGAAGATCTGGGAGACAGAAAATTTGAAGAGAGATTTCGACTGAGTAAAGAAACAGTGTGGTGGTTAGTGGACCAAATGAACGATAGGTTAGAGTTCCCTACCAACAGAAATAATCCCGTTTCTCCTATGAACAGAGTTTTGGCAACTTTACGATCGTATGCCACAGGTGCTTTTAATATTGTTATCGGGGACACTGCTAATATACATCGAACAACAGTGCAGCGTATCACCAGTGAAGTGTCGGAAATCATTGCATCGTTCTTTCCACGCTTCATTGTTTTTCCAGCAAGGGccgatttacaaaatgtaatggatGGATTTCATCAAATAGATGGATTTCCGGGTGtgataggaacaatagattgtacaCATATTAGAATTCAATCTCCTGGGGGAGACAACGCAGAACACTTCCGTAACAGGAAAGGTTATTTCTCTTTGAATTGTCAGACAATCAGTGATCACGATCTATTGATAAGGGATATTGTGGCAAGATGGGCAGGATCTGTGCATGATAGCACCATATTTCGTAACTGTGCTCGTAGAGCACAAtttgaaaatggtgaaataccgcATGGGTATTTATTAGGAGATGGAGGTTATGCCTGCAAACCATATTTATTAACTCCACTGTTAAATCCACTAACTCCAGCCGAACAGCGATATAATAGAGCACACATCAAAACAAGGAACACTGTAGAAAGGCAGTATGGTATATGGAAAAGAAGGTTTCCAATATTGTCAGTGAGTTTGAGATGTGGTCTGCAGAAAGCCATGACTGTAATAACGGCTACTGCAGTACTGCATAACATTGCCAGAAGCACCAGCAATGAAGAACCGCCTGAAGATCCACAGATGGTGCGACTACTAGAGGAGTTACGAGGTTTAAGAGGCCctgacattgatgatgatgaaccTGTTCCCCAAGGAGAGTTGATGCAGCGCAATGATGCTGTGCCTGGGAGAGCATTTCGTCAAGCTATAATTAACCAACATTTTCAATAA
- the LOC138711112 gene encoding protein C10 yields the protein MAENTEFTADKARAVLSSVLEAIDLPDNAAKLGEAKDNAGNDMLKMMQFVFPIVMQIEMDVIKNYGFPEGREGIVHFAQAIRTLEREDPELAHLHAQVRAHFLPPVSISTEPSS from the exons atggctGAGAATACAGAATTTACAGCGGATAAAGCACGAG CTGTACTGTCTAGCGTACTGGAAGCAATTGACCTACCCGATAACGCAGCAAAACTTGGAGAAGCCAAAGATAACGCCGGAAATGATATGCTGAAAATGATGCAGTTTGTCTTTCCTATTGTCATGCAGATAGAAATGGATGTTATAAAGAACTACGGATTTCCAGAAGGACGTGAAG GTATTGTACATTTTGCGCAAGCTATACGTACGCTAGAGAGAGAAGATCCAGAACTGGCGCATCTGCATGCGCAAGTTCGTGCACATTTCCTTCCACCAGTCTCCATAAGCACAGAGCCTTCATCATGA